A portion of the Faecalibacterium sp. I3-3-89 genome contains these proteins:
- a CDS encoding glycoside hydrolase family 2 TIM barrel-domain containing protein: MPLNHPMIPALLADPEIFQQNRLPPHAYFSDQTSPAMPLTVSLNGEWAFRYAENLTAPFSNWDTLTVPGIIQMQSLQKPGRPYGTPHYVNTQYPWDGHEKLHPGQIPQEYNPIGEYKRSFTLPEEWANCYLRLNGADSAAAVWCNGVYIGYTEDTFTPAEFDMTEAVQPGENEVTIQVYRFCSGSWLEDQDFWRMSGLFRSVELFTKPEIHLEDVFVRQNFAPDFSSVKVTFDCKVSGAGRVSVVFNGQQQSAEVGEPVEYGSGVVFGKGEADPDVEPDVQDVSFAFKVEQPELWSAEQPTLYEAEIALLNGKTLVERTGLKVGLRRFELKDRQILLNGKRIVFKGVNRHEWSCKTGRTVSREEMLWDVKNLKAHNVNAVRTSHYPNDSYFLSLCDEYGLYVIEETNLETHGTWQKLGADGSDEWTLPGDRPEWRENVLARAEAMLERDKNHPAILIWSCGNESHGGKTLWEMSEYFRRTDPGRLVHYEGIFWNREYPATSDMESQMYTPVVDIKKFLTEHPEKPFIMCEYSHAMGNSCGGITDYTEYAYEEPLYQGGFIWEYIDHGIAVTGPDGKLSFAYGGDFGDRPTDREFCIDGLVLPDRRNTPKMDAVKVAYTPFKITLTETEAVVENRTLFTDLNAYDLVFASSINGKPERRAVLRADCAPGESVRIPFPFAMPETGLACMTVTVILRSALPGLPAGYEAAFGQIWKKHAEARLTVPAPQLVEMDCNIGVRGEGYEYIFSRGKGLTSIRFDGVQLLDDTVRPSFWRAPTNNDDGCAEPFEFAFWKTAGLYARCDNLTVEAGTETVTVHAVYTLPDGRTLPIDFTVDGTGRCEVAMTWQGERAELPEFGLLLPLRRELTGVSYLGLGPRETVADRTVGGKMGAWNYNIREDFAQNSPVYPQECGSRTGVYCAEVTGSIPGICFESDPGMVFSALPYTPHELENARHLYELPRDDCKTIVRCAAFQRGVGGDSSWGAKPHENVCFAAEKGMQFKFTLNKLN, encoded by the coding sequence ATGCCATTGAATCATCCTATGATCCCGGCACTGTTGGCTGACCCGGAGATCTTCCAGCAGAATCGCCTGCCGCCCCATGCGTATTTTTCCGACCAGACCAGCCCGGCCATGCCGTTGACGGTCAGTTTGAATGGTGAGTGGGCGTTCCGCTACGCAGAGAATCTGACAGCACCTTTTTCAAACTGGGATACCCTGACCGTGCCGGGGATTATCCAGATGCAGAGCCTGCAAAAGCCGGGCCGGCCCTACGGCACGCCCCATTATGTCAACACCCAGTACCCCTGGGACGGCCACGAAAAACTGCACCCCGGGCAGATCCCGCAGGAGTATAACCCCATCGGGGAATACAAGCGCAGCTTCACCCTGCCGGAAGAGTGGGCAAACTGCTATCTGCGCCTGAACGGGGCTGACAGTGCCGCCGCTGTCTGGTGCAACGGGGTCTATATCGGCTATACCGAGGATACCTTTACCCCGGCAGAATTTGATATGACGGAAGCCGTCCAGCCCGGCGAAAATGAGGTGACGATTCAGGTTTACCGTTTCTGCTCCGGCAGCTGGCTGGAAGATCAGGATTTCTGGCGGATGAGCGGTCTGTTCCGCTCGGTGGAGTTGTTCACAAAACCTGAGATTCATCTGGAAGATGTGTTCGTCAGGCAGAACTTTGCGCCGGACTTTTCCAGCGTGAAAGTGACGTTCGACTGCAAGGTCAGCGGCGCGGGCCGGGTGTCGGTGGTGTTCAACGGGCAACAGCAGTCCGCTGAGGTGGGCGAGCCGGTCGAATACGGCAGCGGCGTGGTCTTTGGCAAGGGCGAAGCCGACCCGGATGTGGAACCGGACGTGCAGGATGTTTCCTTTGCCTTTAAGGTAGAACAACCGGAATTGTGGAGCGCAGAACAGCCGACCCTTTATGAGGCAGAGATCGCCCTATTGAATGGGAAAACACTGGTGGAGCGCACCGGACTGAAAGTCGGTCTGCGCAGGTTTGAACTGAAAGACCGCCAGATACTGCTGAACGGCAAGCGCATCGTGTTCAAAGGGGTCAACCGCCACGAGTGGAGCTGCAAGACCGGCCGCACTGTCAGCCGGGAAGAAATGCTCTGGGATGTGAAAAATCTCAAGGCGCACAACGTCAACGCTGTGCGCACCAGCCATTACCCCAACGATTCGTATTTCCTCTCTTTGTGCGATGAGTACGGCCTGTATGTCATCGAGGAAACGAATCTGGAAACGCATGGTACCTGGCAGAAGCTGGGGGCCGACGGCTCGGACGAATGGACTTTGCCCGGCGACCGCCCGGAGTGGCGGGAAAATGTGCTTGCCCGTGCCGAAGCCATGCTGGAACGGGACAAAAATCACCCGGCCATCCTGATCTGGTCCTGCGGCAACGAGAGCCACGGCGGGAAAACGCTGTGGGAGATGAGCGAGTATTTTCGCCGCACCGACCCCGGCCGCCTTGTGCACTACGAGGGCATTTTCTGGAACCGGGAATACCCCGCCACCTCCGACATGGAGAGCCAGATGTACACCCCGGTGGTGGACATCAAAAAGTTCCTCACTGAACACCCGGAAAAGCCCTTTATCATGTGCGAGTACAGCCACGCCATGGGCAACAGCTGCGGCGGCATCACGGATTACACCGAGTACGCCTACGAAGAGCCGCTCTATCAGGGTGGGTTCATCTGGGAGTACATCGACCACGGCATTGCAGTCACCGGCCCGGACGGCAAACTGAGCTTTGCCTACGGCGGCGACTTCGGCGACCGCCCCACCGACCGGGAATTCTGCATCGATGGCCTTGTTCTGCCCGACCGCCGCAACACCCCCAAGATGGATGCGGTCAAGGTGGCCTATACGCCGTTCAAGATCACCCTGACCGAGACCGAAGCCGTGGTGGAAAACCGTACCCTCTTCACCGATCTGAACGCCTATGATCTGGTGTTCGCATCTTCCATCAACGGCAAACCGGAGCGCCGGGCTGTCTTGCGGGCAGACTGTGCCCCCGGTGAAAGCGTCCGTATTCCGTTCCCGTTTGCAATGCCGGAAACGGGCCTTGCCTGCATGACGGTAACAGTCATCCTGCGCAGCGCCCTGCCGGGTCTACCTGCCGGGTATGAAGCGGCGTTCGGACAGATCTGGAAGAAACACGCCGAAGCCCGGTTGACCGTCCCGGCTCCGCAGCTGGTGGAGATGGACTGCAACATCGGCGTAAGGGGCGAAGGCTATGAATACATTTTCAGCCGGGGCAAGGGGCTGACCTCCATCCGTTTTGACGGGGTGCAGCTGCTGGATGATACGGTGCGCCCCAGCTTCTGGCGCGCGCCCACCAACAACGATGACGGCTGCGCCGAGCCATTCGAGTTTGCCTTCTGGAAAACGGCGGGCCTGTATGCCCGGTGCGACAACCTGACCGTAGAAGCCGGAACGGAGACCGTGACCGTACACGCCGTTTACACCCTGCCGGATGGACGGACCCTGCCCATTGATTTTACAGTGGACGGCACAGGCCGGTGTGAGGTGGCCATGACATGGCAGGGCGAAAGAGCGGAATTGCCGGAGTTCGGCCTGTTGCTGCCGCTGCGGCGGGAGCTGACAGGCGTTTCCTATCTGGGCCTTGGCCCCCGTGAAACCGTAGCCGACCGCACCGTGGGCGGAAAAATGGGCGCATGGAACTATAATATCCGGGAAGATTTTGCCCAGAACAGCCCGGTCTATCCGCAGGAATGCGGAAGCCGCACCGGGGTATACTGCGCCGAAGTGACCGGTAGCATTCCGGGCATCTGCTTTGAGAGTGATCCCGGCATGGTCTTCTCCGCCTTGCCTTATACACCCCATGAGCTGGAAAACGCCCGGCACCTCTACGAACTGCCCCGGGACGACTGCAAAACCATCGTGCGGTGCGCAGCCTTCCAACGTGGTGTGGGTGGCGACAGCAGCTGGGGCGCAAAGCCCCATGAAAATGTCTGCTTTGCGGCAGAAAAGGGTATGCAGTTCAAATTTACGCTGAACAAGCTGAATTGA
- a CDS encoding peptide deformylase: MIRDICKDELFLARKAASASPEDLPIAQDLLETLIAHKDGCVGMAANMIGAAKRIIAVEGEDGYLVMFNPVILKKSGPYETEEGCLSLTGTRKTKRFQTIKVQWQNEKFQTRIKTFTGWTAEILQHEIDHCDGILI, encoded by the coding sequence ATGATCCGTGACATCTGCAAAGACGAGCTTTTTCTCGCCCGGAAAGCCGCATCGGCCTCCCCGGAAGACCTGCCCATCGCGCAGGATCTGCTGGAAACGCTCATCGCCCACAAAGACGGCTGTGTCGGCATGGCGGCGAACATGATCGGCGCTGCAAAGCGCATCATCGCCGTCGAGGGCGAGGACGGCTATCTCGTCATGTTCAACCCGGTCATCCTCAAAAAGTCCGGGCCGTATGAGACCGAGGAGGGCTGTCTCTCCCTCACCGGCACCCGAAAGACCAAGCGCTTCCAGACCATCAAGGTCCAGTGGCAGAACGAAAAATTCCAGACCCGCATCAAGACCTTTACCGGCTGGACCGCCGAGATCCTCCAGCACGAGATCGACCACTGCGACGGCATCCTCATCTGA
- a CDS encoding sugar kinase: protein MKVVTFGELMVRLQPFNYERFVQANSLEFTFGGGEANVAVSLANYGLDAAFVTKLPAHAIGQAAVNSLRRYGVDTSMITRGGDRVGIYYNEKGASQRGSVCIYDRANSAIQLAQPSDFDWDKIFEGVDWFHFTGITPALGANVVEICLEACKAAKAHGVKISCDLNYRGKLWTRAEAREAMTKLCEYVDVCISNEEDAKDVFGIEAEATDIYGGKLNAEGYKSVAKQLADKFHFEKVAITLRESHNASENGWSAMLYDVASNEYCFSKKYELKIIDRVGGGDSFGGGLIYALLNGKSTQDAVEFAVAASALKHTIEGDYNMMTVSEVEKLAGGDGSGRIQR, encoded by the coding sequence ATGAAAGTCGTTACCTTTGGCGAGCTGATGGTTCGTCTGCAGCCCTTCAACTACGAGCGTTTCGTTCAGGCCAACAGCCTGGAGTTCACCTTCGGCGGCGGTGAGGCCAACGTCGCTGTCTCTCTGGCCAACTACGGTCTGGATGCAGCCTTCGTCACCAAGCTCCCCGCACACGCCATCGGTCAGGCCGCTGTCAACAGCCTGCGCCGCTACGGCGTCGATACCAGCATGATCACCCGCGGCGGTGACCGTGTCGGCATCTACTACAACGAGAAGGGCGCTTCTCAGCGCGGCTCTGTCTGCATCTACGACCGTGCCAACAGCGCTATCCAGCTGGCTCAGCCCTCCGATTTCGACTGGGATAAGATCTTCGAGGGCGTGGATTGGTTCCACTTCACCGGCATCACCCCGGCTCTGGGCGCAAATGTCGTCGAGATCTGCCTCGAGGCCTGCAAGGCTGCTAAGGCTCACGGCGTGAAGATCAGCTGCGACCTGAACTACCGCGGCAAGCTGTGGACCCGTGCCGAGGCTCGTGAGGCTATGACCAAGCTGTGCGAGTACGTCGATGTCTGCATCTCCAACGAGGAGGATGCAAAGGACGTGTTCGGCATCGAGGCCGAGGCTACCGACATCTACGGCGGCAAGCTGAACGCTGAGGGCTACAAGAGCGTCGCAAAGCAGCTGGCTGACAAGTTCCACTTCGAGAAGGTCGCTATCACCCTGCGTGAGAGCCACAACGCCTCCGAGAACGGCTGGAGCGCTATGCTGTACGATGTCGCTTCCAACGAGTACTGCTTCTCCAAGAAGTACGAGCTGAAGATCATCGACCGCGTCGGCGGCGGTGACTCCTTCGGCGGCGGCCTGATCTACGCTCTGCTGAACGGCAAGAGCACTCAGGATGCTGTTGAGTTCGCTGTTGCTGCTTCTGCTCTGAAGCACACCATCGAGGGCGACTACAACATGATGACTGTCTCCGAGGTCGAGAAGCTGGCTGGCGGCGACGGTTCCGGCCGTATCCAGCGCTAA
- the eda gene encoding bifunctional 4-hydroxy-2-oxoglutarate aldolase/2-dehydro-3-deoxy-phosphogluconate aldolase — MNPIVEKVYQIGIIPVIAFNSVDEALPLCKALAEGGLPAAEVTFRTACAEDCIRKIHEEMPEMLLGAGTVLTCEQADRAMAAGASFIVAPGFDPEVCKHVIDKGGIMMPGTASAGEMQQAMNMGCEALKFFPAEANGGVGMLKNIGAALKGARWMCTGGVNAKNVNDYLGYDQIFAVGGTWMCKSDVIKAGDWAKITAQSKEAVDTMLGLHLIHVGINTGNEEEAAKVAGLISTMLNMKVAPGNSSIFVGNKEFEIMKKPGRGTNGHIAIGCNNVDRAIYHLSQRGVKFDLDSKNVKNGKTVACYMEGEIAGFAFHLVQA; from the coding sequence ATGAATCCCATCGTAGAAAAGGTCTATCAGATCGGCATTATCCCTGTTATTGCTTTTAACAGCGTAGACGAGGCCCTGCCCCTGTGCAAGGCTCTGGCTGAGGGCGGCCTGCCCGCAGCTGAGGTCACCTTCCGCACCGCATGTGCTGAGGATTGCATCCGCAAGATCCACGAGGAGATGCCCGAGATGCTGCTGGGCGCCGGCACTGTCCTGACCTGTGAGCAGGCTGACCGCGCTATGGCTGCAGGCGCTTCCTTCATCGTCGCTCCCGGCTTCGACCCCGAGGTCTGCAAGCACGTCATCGACAAGGGCGGCATCATGATGCCCGGCACCGCCTCCGCAGGCGAGATGCAGCAGGCCATGAACATGGGCTGCGAGGCTCTGAAGTTCTTCCCCGCCGAGGCAAACGGCGGCGTGGGTATGCTGAAGAACATCGGCGCTGCCCTGAAGGGTGCCCGCTGGATGTGCACCGGCGGCGTCAACGCCAAGAACGTCAACGACTATCTGGGCTATGACCAGATCTTCGCAGTCGGCGGCACCTGGATGTGCAAGAGCGACGTCATCAAGGCCGGCGATTGGGCCAAGATCACCGCACAGAGCAAGGAAGCTGTTGACACCATGCTGGGCCTGCACCTCATCCATGTCGGCATCAACACCGGCAACGAGGAAGAGGCTGCCAAGGTGGCCGGCCTGATCTCCACCATGCTGAACATGAAGGTCGCTCCGGGCAACTCCAGCATCTTCGTGGGCAACAAGGAGTTCGAGATCATGAAGAAGCCGGGCCGCGGCACCAACGGCCACATCGCCATCGGCTGCAACAACGTGGATCGTGCAATCTACCACCTGTCTCAGCGCGGCGTGAAGTTCGACCTCGACAGCAAGAACGTCAAGAACGGCAAGACCGTCGCCTGCTACATGGAGGGCGAGATCGCCGGCTTTGCATTCCATCTGGTTCAGGCATAA
- the kduI gene encoding 5-dehydro-4-deoxy-D-glucuronate isomerase — protein sequence MEIRYSCNQKDFKRYTTEEMRDEMLITGLYKADEVVAVYSHVDRMVTLGCMPVHETVSIDKGIDVWANFGTHYFLERREIGIFNIGKDSTGIVVADGVKYELGYKDCLYITQGTKEVTFASADPEHPAKFYMVSAPAHCSYETRLIKMADANHRPLGSVETCNKRTINQFIHPDVLKTCQLSMGMTELEPGSNWNTMPSHTHERRMEIYTYFELPEGQVVFHMCGEPTQTRHIVMHNEDAVISPSWSIHSGVGTSNYTFIWAMGGENMEFDDMDNIATTDLR from the coding sequence ATGGAGATCCGCTATTCCTGCAATCAGAAAGACTTCAAGCGCTACACCACCGAGGAGATGCGCGACGAGATGCTCATCACCGGCCTGTACAAGGCCGACGAGGTCGTGGCCGTCTACAGCCATGTTGACCGTATGGTCACGCTGGGCTGTATGCCGGTCCACGAGACGGTCTCCATCGACAAGGGCATCGACGTCTGGGCCAACTTTGGCACCCACTATTTCCTCGAGCGCCGCGAGATCGGTATCTTCAACATCGGCAAGGACTCCACGGGCATCGTGGTGGCCGACGGTGTGAAGTACGAGCTGGGCTATAAGGACTGCCTGTATATCACGCAGGGCACCAAGGAAGTGACTTTCGCTTCCGCAGACCCTGAGCATCCGGCAAAGTTCTATATGGTCTCCGCTCCGGCACATTGCTCTTACGAGACCCGCCTCATCAAGATGGCTGATGCAAATCACCGTCCTCTGGGCAGCGTCGAGACCTGCAATAAGCGCACCATCAATCAGTTCATCCACCCCGATGTGCTCAAGACCTGTCAGCTGAGCATGGGTATGACCGAGCTGGAGCCTGGCTCCAACTGGAATACCATGCCCAGCCACACGCACGAACGTCGGATGGAGATCTACACCTATTTTGAACTGCCCGAGGGGCAGGTGGTGTTCCATATGTGCGGCGAGCCGACTCAGACCCGCCACATCGTGATGCACAACGAGGATGCTGTCATCAGCCCCTCCTGGAGCATCCACAGCGGCGTAGGCACTTCCAACTACACCTTTATCTGGGCAATGGGCGGCGAGAACATGGAGTTTGACGACATGGACAACATCGCTACCACCGACCTGCGCTAA
- a CDS encoding GntR family transcriptional regulator, whose protein sequence is MASRSAREIAYETIRSRIITMDLKPGDELNDRELAQELGISRTPMREALIMLNIAHMVVIKPQSGTHVAPIDLKLMEMEQFARFTLEKEILNRIRGRLTAEQEVAYRLNLESYRQLERDPSAENRETRMLDLDNAFHRRAFELCGMEEHFDHMLSTFQHIERLRKFSLQTEENKSVCAAHTRILEAVLRGSEEDLSRALSDHLNRYKLSVEQARQRHPEYFTEGTVHPVDHI, encoded by the coding sequence ATGGCATCACGAAGTGCGCGGGAGATCGCCTACGAGACCATCCGCAGCCGGATCATCACGATGGACTTAAAGCCCGGCGACGAACTGAACGACCGAGAGCTGGCGCAGGAGCTGGGCATCAGCCGCACCCCCATGCGGGAGGCGCTCATCATGCTCAACATCGCCCACATGGTGGTCATCAAGCCCCAGAGCGGCACCCATGTGGCCCCCATCGACCTCAAGCTGATGGAGATGGAGCAGTTCGCCCGCTTCACGCTGGAAAAGGAGATCCTGAACCGCATCCGGGGCCGTCTGACCGCCGAGCAGGAGGTCGCCTACCGACTCAACCTTGAGAGCTACCGCCAGCTGGAGCGCGACCCCTCCGCCGAAAACCGGGAGACGAGGATGCTCGACCTCGACAACGCCTTCCACCGCCGGGCCTTTGAGCTGTGCGGCATGGAGGAGCACTTCGACCATATGCTCTCCACCTTCCAGCACATCGAGCGTCTGCGGAAATTCAGCCTCCAGACGGAGGAGAACAAGTCCGTCTGCGCAGCCCACACCCGCATCCTCGAGGCCGTCCTGCGCGGCTCGGAGGAAGACCTCAGCCGTGCCCTCAGCGACCATCTGAACCGCTACAAGCTCTCGGTGGAGCAGGCCCGCCAGCGCCACCCTGAGTATTTTACCGAGGGGACCGTCCACCCGGTAGACCACATCTGA
- a CDS encoding HAD-IIB family hydrolase: MSISSHPILLAALDLDGTLLNSSGEVTDYTRKVLSEASDRGVVIIPATGRPLASLPPVVAKQPWVRYALTSNGAAVWDLGNDPLGCVYSRYANAAQHETSQPECIIRRCFPVETAREVYEAFRGLPGGLNIFSDGRALRDTVQQRFFDERFARLAAVRGTEAIQPNDGRFTILREQSEWMSRHAHAVEKFCMFFHSAEEARQYLPRFTAIRGVEVVQGSPDNIEVTAAGVNKGESLLALADHLGIPREATLAVGDSENDRAMLEKAGVAAVMANGMEHIRRLADIVSENDNDHDGVAEIFARLGV, translated from the coding sequence ATGTCTATTTCATCTCACCCCATCCTTCTTGCGGCCCTCGACTTGGACGGCACGCTGCTCAACAGCAGCGGCGAAGTCACGGACTACACCCGGAAGGTCCTGTCCGAGGCCTCTGACCGGGGCGTCGTGATCATCCCGGCCACGGGCCGTCCGCTGGCCAGCCTGCCGCCTGTGGTGGCAAAACAGCCTTGGGTGCGTTATGCCCTCACCTCCAACGGTGCGGCGGTCTGGGACCTCGGAAATGACCCTCTGGGCTGCGTCTACAGCCGGTACGCCAACGCCGCCCAGCATGAGACCAGCCAGCCGGAGTGCATCATCCGGCGCTGCTTCCCGGTGGAGACGGCCCGGGAGGTCTACGAGGCCTTCCGCGGCCTGCCCGGCGGGCTGAACATCTTCAGCGATGGCCGTGCCCTCCGGGACACGGTGCAGCAGCGCTTCTTCGACGAGCGCTTTGCCCGTCTGGCGGCCGTGCGGGGGACGGAGGCCATCCAGCCCAACGACGGCCGCTTCACCATCCTGCGGGAGCAGAGCGAGTGGATGAGCCGCCACGCCCATGCAGTGGAGAAGTTTTGCATGTTCTTCCACTCTGCCGAGGAGGCGCGGCAGTATCTGCCCCGCTTCACGGCCATCCGGGGCGTTGAGGTGGTGCAAGGCTCCCCCGACAACATCGAGGTCACGGCGGCGGGGGTGAACAAGGGCGAGAGCCTGCTGGCGCTGGCCGACCATCTGGGCATCCCCCGGGAAGCCACGCTGGCCGTGGGCGACAGCGAAAACGACCGCGCCATGCTGGAAAAGGCGGGCGTCGCCGCTGTGATGGCCAACGGGATGGAGCACATCCGCAGATTGGCCGACATCGTCAGCGAAAACGACAATGACCACGACGGCGTGGCCGAAATCTTTGCCCGTCTCGGGGTTTAA
- a CDS encoding gluconate 5-dehydrogenase, which produces MDLSAFDLKGKVALITGGAHGIGFSIAEGMAKCGAAICFNCSSEASLEKGMAAYKAAGIEAHGYVADVSDEDAVNAMVAKIKAEVGPVDILVNNAGLMKRVPMVEMSHADFMRVIDVHVGGAFNCSKAVLPDMMEKREGKIINICSMMSELGRETVSAYAAAKGALKMLTKNIASEYGEYNIQCNGMGPGYIATAQTAPLREIQPDGSRHPFDQFITAKTPAGRWGEAEDMVGPCVFLASHASDFVNGQILYADGGILAYIGRQPK; this is translated from the coding sequence ATGGATCTGTCAGCTTTTGACCTGAAGGGCAAGGTCGCCCTCATCACCGGCGGTGCCCACGGCATCGGCTTTTCCATCGCAGAGGGGATGGCCAAGTGCGGTGCGGCCATCTGCTTCAACTGCTCTTCCGAAGCCAGCCTCGAAAAAGGCATGGCGGCTTACAAGGCAGCAGGCATCGAGGCCCACGGCTATGTCGCCGATGTGTCCGACGAGGACGCCGTCAACGCGATGGTGGCAAAGATCAAGGCCGAGGTCGGCCCGGTGGACATTCTGGTCAACAACGCCGGTCTGATGAAACGGGTGCCGATGGTCGAGATGAGCCACGCCGATTTCATGCGGGTCATCGACGTCCATGTGGGCGGCGCATTCAACTGCTCCAAGGCCGTCCTGCCCGACATGATGGAAAAGCGTGAGGGCAAGATCATCAACATCTGCTCCATGATGAGCGAGCTGGGCCGCGAGACCGTCTCCGCCTACGCCGCTGCCAAGGGCGCGCTCAAGATGCTGACCAAGAACATCGCCTCCGAGTACGGCGAGTACAACATCCAGTGCAATGGCATGGGCCCCGGCTACATCGCCACCGCCCAGACCGCCCCGCTGCGGGAGATCCAGCCCGACGGCAGCCGCCACCCCTTCGACCAGTTCATCACCGCCAAGACCCCCGCAGGCCGCTGGGGCGAGGCGGAGGACATGGTAGGCCCCTGCGTCTTCCTCGCCTCCCATGCTTCGGACTTCGTGAACGGCCAGATCCTCTACGCCGACGGCGGCATCCTCGCCTATATCGGCCGTCAGCCTAAGTAA
- a CDS encoding YesL family protein, which translates to MMFEQNFMPEGAEINPDTPRKKGLARLFEILSRDLDGIFLSGALAMLVCVPAAILAGIALWLGSLPLCLLAAVAAGWLVGPALTGLYDTILRALRDEPGFWWHTYKRAWKQNFRSSLVPGIVFTVLWALLAWSAFVLPQMTEISLSFALILLLDAVLLLTLGNYFWMQNALFYGSIFQKSSNCIRMFFGFLPQTALSAIVQVGYWLLIAFLIPRCAFMFLLTGLWVPSLLAAFSVYSTMEKNLHLEERIQDIKNY; encoded by the coding sequence ATGATGTTTGAACAGAACTTTATGCCGGAAGGTGCAGAAATCAACCCGGATACGCCCCGCAAAAAAGGGCTGGCGCGGTTGTTTGAAATTCTGAGCCGGGATCTGGACGGCATTTTCCTGTCCGGGGCACTGGCGATGTTAGTCTGCGTCCCGGCAGCAATTCTGGCAGGCATTGCCCTCTGGCTGGGCAGCCTGCCGCTGTGCCTGCTGGCGGCGGTCGCCGCCGGGTGGCTGGTGGGTCCGGCTCTGACCGGACTGTACGATACCATCCTGCGTGCCTTGCGGGATGAGCCGGGATTCTGGTGGCACACCTACAAGCGGGCATGGAAGCAGAACTTCCGAAGCAGTCTTGTTCCCGGCATCGTGTTTACCGTGTTGTGGGCACTGCTTGCATGGTCGGCATTCGTGCTGCCGCAGATGACAGAAATCTCCCTGAGCTTTGCGCTGATTCTGCTGCTGGATGCCGTTCTTCTCTTGACGCTGGGCAACTACTTCTGGATGCAGAACGCACTGTTTTATGGCTCGATTTTTCAAAAGTCGTCCAATTGCATCCGGATGTTCTTCGGCTTCCTACCGCAGACTGCCCTCTCTGCAATCGTGCAGGTTGGATACTGGCTGCTGATAGCATTCTTGATTCCACGATGTGCGTTTATGTTTCTGCTCACTGGATTATGGGTCCCCAGTCTGTTAGCAGCATTCTCTGTGTATTCCACAATGGAAAAGAATCTGCATCTGGAAGAACGGATTCAGGATATCAAAAATTATTGA
- a CDS encoding phosphatase PAP2 family protein, translating into MKTSLLRARPHLWYQLYWVLYLIWFFWLDFTVTDPKYIIRSPLDDFIPFNEWFIFPYGSWFFLLAGVTALLWWFDTASYDKLCLMMFSGMTFCLIVYMVLPNGLDIRPMAEEVGRSNLAMTLMQLIWKADASVNVCPSIHCQSSACMAIAFSGSTLARKKKWLKILAFGWAALICASTVFTKQHSIIDVFCGLAVALVWVPVLYLRPRKA; encoded by the coding sequence ATGAAAACTTCCCTTCTTCGTGCACGGCCCCATCTGTGGTACCAGCTCTACTGGGTGCTCTACCTCATCTGGTTCTTCTGGCTGGACTTCACCGTCACCGACCCGAAATACATCATCCGCAGCCCGCTGGACGACTTCATCCCCTTCAACGAGTGGTTCATCTTCCCCTACGGCAGCTGGTTTTTCCTGCTGGCCGGGGTCACGGCGCTGCTGTGGTGGTTCGACACCGCCAGCTACGACAAGCTCTGTCTCATGATGTTCTCGGGCATGACCTTCTGCCTCATCGTCTATATGGTGCTGCCCAACGGCCTCGATATCCGCCCCATGGCGGAGGAGGTGGGCCGCAGCAATCTCGCCATGACCCTGATGCAGCTTATCTGGAAGGCCGACGCCTCGGTGAACGTCTGCCCCTCCATCCACTGCCAAAGCTCGGCCTGCATGGCCATCGCCTTCTCGGGCAGCACGCTGGCCCGGAAAAAGAAGTGGCTCAAGATCCTGGCCTTCGGCTGGGCTGCCCTCATCTGCGCCTCTACCGTCTTTACCAAGCAGCACTCCATCATCGACGTCTTCTGCGGGCTGGCCGTGGCGCTGGTCTGGGTGCCGGTGCTCTATCTTCGCCCCCGGAAGGCGTGA